Proteins encoded within one genomic window of Anoplopoma fimbria isolate UVic2021 breed Golden Eagle Sablefish unplaced genomic scaffold, Afim_UVic_2022 Un_contig_13569_pilon_pilon, whole genome shotgun sequence:
- the LOC129088601 gene encoding interleukin-17C-like, giving the protein MDMKQILILGLCLVPVWTCNMNRCFNESELIGAVNRTLKRCYPQPEEPQHAGKHDSDPSCPVAFFPQYGGIHERSLSPWRYVLVTMEDHFPSTYAKAECLCSGCILIQANKSPVESHDYNSYAVMQNRVFLKRELCNDKTKYRLTPVTVKVAVGCTCLRAKTSN; this is encoded by the exons atggaCATGAAGCAG ATTCTCATCCTTGGACTTTGTCTCGTGCCCGTGTGGACGTGCAACATGAACCGGTGCTTCAATGAGAGCGAGCTGATCGGGGCGGTGAACAGGACGCTGAAGAGATGCTACCCGCAGCCCGAGGAGCCCCAACACGCGGGGAAGCACGACTCAGACCCCTCCTGCCCCGTGGCGTTTTTCCCGCAGTATGGCGGCATCCACGAGAGGTCTCTGTCCCCCTGGAGATACGT ACTTGTAACAATGGAGGATCACTTTCCTTCCACCTATGCTAAGGCTGAGTGCCTGTGTTCAGGTTGCATCCTGATTCAGGCCAACAAATCCCCAGTGGAGAGCCACGACTACAACTCGTACGCCGTAATGCAGAACAGGGTGTTTCTCAAGAGGGAGCTCTGCAATGACAAGACAAAATACCGTCTGACGCCGGTGACTGTGAAAGTAGCAGTGGGCTGCACCTGCCTCAGAGCCAAGACCTCCAACTAG